The Primulina eburnea isolate SZY01 chromosome 6, ASM2296580v1, whole genome shotgun sequence genome contains a region encoding:
- the LOC140833362 gene encoding protein LIFEGUARD 4-like, with the protein MATFYGKRDVELGNAGQLYPGMVEDPQMRWGFIRKVYSILCVQLLLTFGVAIAMFMVHPVREFMRTPNGLYVMIAAMVLTFVLCMMMFCFSKRHPWNYVILFLFTIAMSLMIGAVCTQKKGEAVLIAAGLTLLVTIALTIFTFVAAKRGCDFSFLGPFLLCAVLLLFAFGLLRIVFPMGRLGEQVIGCVGALVFSGFIIYDTDNLIKRFSYDQYIDAAMCLYLDIINLFLYLLAIIGGDD; encoded by the exons ATGGCAACATTTTATGGGAAAAGAGACGTCGAATTGGGGAACGCCGGGCAATTGTACCCGGGCATGGTAGAGGATCCGCAGATGCGATGGGGTTTCATCCGCAAAGTTTATTCCATCCTGTGCGTGCAGTTACTTCTGACTTTCGGGGTCGCTATTGCCATGTTTATGGTTCATCCGGTTCGAGAATTTATGAGAACTCCGAACGGGCTTTACGTCATGATCGCGGCCATGGTTCTTACCTTCGTTT TGTGCATGATGATGTTTTGTTTCAGCAAACGACATCCATGGAACTATGTCATTTTGTTTCTCTTCACCATTGCTATGTCCTTAATGATCGGTGCTGTTTGCACTCAGAAGAAAG GTGAAGCTGTGCTGATAGCTGCTGGTCTAACACTCCTCGTCACTATTGCTCTCACTATTTTCACATTTGTCGCGGCTAAACGAGGCTGCGATTTTAGTTTCTTGGGACCCTTCTTACTCTGCGCTGTCTTGTTATTATTTGCTTTCGGACTTTTACGG ATTGTGTTTCCCATGGGGAGATTAGGGGAGCAGGTGATTGGATGCGTGGGAGCTTTGGTTTTCTCTGGCTTTATCATATATGACACCGATAATCTGATCAAGAGGTTTAGTTACGACCAGTACATCGACGCTGCTATGTGCCTTTACCTCGACATAATTAACTTGTTCTTATATCTTCTCGCCATCATCGGCGGGGACGACTGA